A window of Anaerolineales bacterium genomic DNA:
GGAGCCATCGTCCCCGCGAAATGCGCCGAAAGACCGGGGCGGCCTTGCGGCCGCCCCAGCATAACCATCGGGGTTGATGCCATCTCGGCTACAGGTCGAGGTTGGCCATCTGTTCGTAGAACTTCCAGCGCGAGGCGACATCCTTGCGCATGGACTGCAGCAGCATCTCCGCCCGCGTGGGGTCCGCCTGACGCAGCGCCCGGAAGCGGATCTGCTTGTACATGAAGTCCTCGATCGGCTTGGTGGGCGCCTTCGAGTCCAACTGCAGCGGATTCTTGCCCTCCAGCGCCAGGCGCGGGTCGTAGCGGAACAGCGGCCAGAAACCGGTCTCGACTGCGTCTTTTTGCTGGTCGGTACCCTTCTCCATATCGATGCCGTGGTTGATGCATTGGGCGTAGGCGACGATCAGGGACGGTCCGTCGTACTCCTCGGCTTCCTTGAAAGCCCGCACGACCTGGGTCATGTTGGCGGCGTAGGCGACCTGCGCTACGTAGATGTTCCCGTAGGTCATGGCGATCGCACCCAGATCTTTCTTGGGCATATCTTTGCCGGCGGCGGCGAATTTGGCCACCGCCCCGCGTGGCGTCGCCTTGGAGGCTTGGCCGCCGGTGTTGGAATACACGCCGGTGTCGAGCACCATGGCATTCACGTTCCGGCCGGAGGCCAGGACATGGTCCAGACCGCCGTAGCCGATGTCGTAGGCCCAGCCGTCCCCGCCGATGACCCACACCGACTTCGGCACCAGGTAGTCGACCACGCTCAGCAGGCGTTTGGCGTCTTCGTCCTTCGACTTCGCCAGGAAACCCTTCAGCTCATCGATGCGCGCCCGCTGCGCCTCCACGTCTTCAGCGGTATTGACCTCTGCCTTGCGGATCGCTTCCGCCAGGTCCGCCTGGCCATTGAAGCTCATGCGCTCGAGCAACGCCCGGGCGAAGTCGGTCAGCTTATCGGCTGTCAGGCGCATGCCCATGCCGAACTCGGCGTTGTCCTCGAACAGAGAGTTCGACCACGCCGGGCCGCGGCCATCGAAGCGTGGGGCGTAGGGGGTGGTCGGCAGGTTGCCGCCGAAGATCGACGAGCAGCCGGTGGCATTGGCGACCAGCATCCGGTCGCCGAACAGCTGGGTCAGCAGCTTGATATAGGGTGTCTCGCCGCAGCCGCCGCAGGCGCCGGAGAACTCAAACATCGGCGGCAGAAACTGGGATCCCTTGGTGGTAAAGCGGTTGATCGCCTTGGGATCCGGGTCCGGCAGGCGGAGGAAGTACCCCCAGTTCGCCGCTTCCGGTTCGCGGATCGGCGGCTGGGAGGCCATGTTGATCGCCTTGCGCTCGGTCTTCTGACCCTTCTCGTCCTTGACGTTGGCCGGGCAGATGTAGACGCAGGCCCCGCAGCCGGTGCAGTCCTCGGGCGCAACCTGCACGACATACTTCATCCCGGGGTATTCTTTGCCTTTGTAGTCGATTGCCTTGAAGGTCGGCGGCGCCTTGCCGTCCTGGCCCGGGTCGAAAACCTTGACCCGAATGGTGGCATGCGGGCAGACAAAGGCGCACTGGTTGCACTGGATGCAGGCCTCTGGCTCCCAGACCGGGATCTCCAGGGCGATGTTGCGCTTCTCGTACTTGGTCGTGCCGGTGGGATAGGTGCCGTCGGCTGGCAGGCGCGACACGGGCAGTCGATCGCCGCGGTAGGCAATCATTTCGGCCGTGACGTTTCTGACGAACTCCGGCGCATCCTCCGGCACAGGCGGGCGCATGTGAACCTTGCTCGTCGCCTTGGCCGGCAGCTCTACTTGGTGGATGCGCTCGCTCGCCAGCTGGGCCGAGCGCACATTCATGTCGACGACCGACTTGCCCTTATCGCCGTAGGTGTCCTCAACTGCCAGCTCGATCATCTTCAGCGCCTTCTCCCGGGGCAACACGCCCGAGATCGAGAAGAAGGCCATCTGCATAATGATGTTGATCCGGCCGCCAAGCCCGATGGACTTGGCCAGGGAGTAGGCATCGATGACGTAGAACTTGGCGTTCTTGCCGATCAACCCCTGCTGCACCTCGAACGGCAGGTGATCCCACACTTCTTCCGCCGGGTACGGGCTATTGAGCAGGAAGGTCCCACCCGGCTTCAGGCTGCGCAGGATGTCAGAGCGCTCCAAGAACGCGAAGGAGTGGCAGGCCAGGAACTCGGCCTGGCTGATCAGATAGATGCTGCGGATCGGGTGGGGGCTGAAGCGTAGGTGCGAGATGGTCATCGAGCCGGATTTCTTCGAGTCGTAGACGAAGTAGCCCTGGGCGTAGTAGTCGGTCGCCTTGCCGATGATCTTGATCGAGTTCTTGTTGGCGCCCACCGTGCCGTCGGCGCCCAGGCCGTAGAACATCGCCCGGTGCGTGCCTTCCGGTTCCGAGTTGAATGTCTCATCCCAGGGGAGCGAGGTGTTGGTCACATCCTCGATGATCCCGACCGTGAAATGATTCTTGGGCGGCTTCCCCTTCAAGTTGTCGAGGACCGACTTGGCCATCCCCGGCGTGAATTCCTTGGACCCCAGCCCATAGCGGCCGCCGACCACTACCGGCATGGCCTCGCGGGCGATTGCGCCGCTGGCCAGCGCCTCACCGACCGCCGTGTGCACATCCTGATACAGCGGCTCACCGGAGGCGCCGGGCTCCTTGGTGCGGTCCAACACAGCGACCAAGCGCACCGTCTTGGGCAGGGCCGCAATGAAAGCCGGCGAGTCGAACGGACGATACAGGTGCACCTTGACCAGGCCGATCTTTTCGCCCTGCTTGGTCAGGTGCTCAACGACTTCGTGCATTGTCTCGGCGCCCGAGCCCATCATCACTACCACCCGATCGGCATCGGGCGCGCCCACGTAGTCAAACAGGCGATACTGCCGGCCCGTCACCTTGGCGAAGCGGTCCATCGCCTTCTGTACAATCCCCGGGGTCTCCAGGTAGTAGGGGTTGACCGTTTCCCGCCCCTGGAAGTACACATCCGGGTTCTGGGCGGTGCCTCGGATCGTGGGGCGCTCCGGCGTCAGGGCTCGCTGACGGTGGGCGATGACCAGGTCTTCGTCGATCATCGCTCGCATGTCGTCATGGGTTAGTTCCTCGACCTTCTGGATCTCGGAGGATGTACGGAATCCGTCGAAGAAGTGCAGGAACGGCAACCGCGCCTCGAGCGTGGCCGCCTGGGCGATCAGGGCGTTGTCCATCGCCTCCTGCACATTGTTGGAGGCCAGCATCGCCCATCCGGTCGAACGGGCCGCCATGACATCGCTGTGATCGCCGAAGATCGAAAGCGCCTGGGCCGAAATGGCGCGGGCGGCGATGTGGAACACCGTCGGCGTCAGTTCCCCGGCGATCTTGAACATGTTGGGGATCATCAGCAACAGGCCCTGGGAAGCGGTGAAGGTCGTTGTCAGGGCGCCGGTGGTCAGGGCGCCGTGCACCGCACCGGCGGCACCGCCTTCGGACTGCATCTCGGTGACGCTTGGGACAATTCCCCAGATGTTCTTCTCGCCCACCGAGGCCTTTTCGTCGGCGATCTCCCCCATGCTGGACGAAGGTGTGATCGGGTAGATGGCGATGACCTCGTTGGTGGCGTAGGCCACATGAGTCGTTGCCGAGTTCCCGTCGTGTGGAACAAGCTTGCGCTTGGCAGCTCCGTCAGCCATGGTGCTTCTCCTTGGGTCCGGTTCCGG
This region includes:
- the nifJ gene encoding pyruvate:ferredoxin (flavodoxin) oxidoreductase — protein: MADGAAKRKLVPHDGNSATTHVAYATNEVIAIYPITPSSSMGEIADEKASVGEKNIWGIVPSVTEMQSEGGAAGAVHGALTTGALTTTFTASQGLLLMIPNMFKIAGELTPTVFHIAARAISAQALSIFGDHSDVMAARSTGWAMLASNNVQEAMDNALIAQAATLEARLPFLHFFDGFRTSSEIQKVEELTHDDMRAMIDEDLVIAHRQRALTPERPTIRGTAQNPDVYFQGRETVNPYYLETPGIVQKAMDRFAKVTGRQYRLFDYVGAPDADRVVVMMGSGAETMHEVVEHLTKQGEKIGLVKVHLYRPFDSPAFIAALPKTVRLVAVLDRTKEPGASGEPLYQDVHTAVGEALASGAIAREAMPVVVGGRYGLGSKEFTPGMAKSVLDNLKGKPPKNHFTVGIIEDVTNTSLPWDETFNSEPEGTHRAMFYGLGADGTVGANKNSIKIIGKATDYYAQGYFVYDSKKSGSMTISHLRFSPHPIRSIYLISQAEFLACHSFAFLERSDILRSLKPGGTFLLNSPYPAEEVWDHLPFEVQQGLIGKNAKFYVIDAYSLAKSIGLGGRINIIMQMAFFSISGVLPREKALKMIELAVEDTYGDKGKSVVDMNVRSAQLASERIHQVELPAKATSKVHMRPPVPEDAPEFVRNVTAEMIAYRGDRLPVSRLPADGTYPTGTTKYEKRNIALEIPVWEPEACIQCNQCAFVCPHATIRVKVFDPGQDGKAPPTFKAIDYKGKEYPGMKYVVQVAPEDCTGCGACVYICPANVKDEKGQKTERKAINMASQPPIREPEAANWGYFLRLPDPDPKAINRFTTKGSQFLPPMFEFSGACGGCGETPYIKLLTQLFGDRMLVANATGCSSIFGGNLPTTPYAPRFDGRGPAWSNSLFEDNAEFGMGMRLTADKLTDFARALLERMSFNGQADLAEAIRKAEVNTAEDVEAQRARIDELKGFLAKSKDEDAKRLLSVVDYLVPKSVWVIGGDGWAYDIGYGGLDHVLASGRNVNAMVLDTGVYSNTGGQASKATPRGAVAKFAAAGKDMPKKDLGAIAMTYGNIYVAQVAYAANMTQVVRAFKEAEEYDGPSLIVAYAQCINHGIDMEKGTDQQKDAVETGFWPLFRYDPRLALEGKNPLQLDSKAPTKPIEDFMYKQIRFRALRQADPTRAEMLLQSMRKDVASRWKFYEQMANLDL